Proteins encoded in a region of the Kwoniella shivajii chromosome 3, complete sequence genome:
- a CDS encoding ribosomal protein L32, whose product MASLPASTRSSLFSLRPLMSSVRPTWSLPCIASSSSSSSISAISPVAPLTSTASGWTSIFPSFSLESILELIPPIVWASVPKKKTSHSRKSMRAANKGLKNRTNLSLCEACGSIKLTHHICPNCYSQISRRWKREARGEIPAGTLREPVSEQRAEP is encoded by the exons atggcaTCTCTTCCAGCATCCACGCGCTCATCGCTCTTCTCACTTCGACCGTTGATGTCCTCAGTAAGACCAACTTGGTCCCTCCCATGcatcgcttcttcttcttcttcttcctcaatatCAGCAATCTCACCTGTCGCTCCCCTCACTTCAACTGCATCTGGATGGACATccatcttcccttctttctcactcgAATCAATACTCGAATTGATCCCACCGATCGTATGGGCAAGTGTACCTAAAAAGAAAACTTCACATAGTAGGAAGAGTATGCGAGCAGCGAATAAAGGGTTAAAGAACAGGACTA ATTTGTCACTTTGTGAAGCTTGTGGGTCGATCAAATTGACTCATCACATATGCCCTAATTGCTATTCTCAAATATCACGAAG gtggaagagagaagCAAGAGGTGAAATACCTGCAGGAACACTTAGAGAACCGGTCAGCGAGCAAAGGGCTGAACCATAG